A single Carnobacterium inhibens subsp. inhibens DSM 13024 DNA region contains:
- a CDS encoding dipeptidase — protein MKSIDMHCDVLYKMQNSKGTLDFKDSDELDVNLKRLKEGEVKVQAFAIFIEPDLPSDKQYAAVLEQIDYYQKDILGKNPEIKQIWKWEEIQELKDNEIGSFLTLEGVSAIGNDLSKLDELLDAGVLSVGLTWNPANLAADGVEEPRGAGLTVFGFEIVKRLNERKVFTDVSHLSVKGFWDVMKSASYPIATHSNVLSLCSHVRNLNDDQIKAMIEHDAMIHVIFNPTFTLEEGKYKEVTIADLIPHIERLVELGAMRNIGFGSDFDGISTHIKQLAHAGETQNLIQSLLEIFTTEEVEGFAYQNFMDHLPK, from the coding sequence GTGAAGAGTATTGATATGCATTGTGATGTACTATATAAGATGCAAAATAGCAAAGGTACGTTAGACTTTAAGGATTCAGATGAATTAGATGTTAATTTGAAACGCTTAAAAGAAGGAGAAGTTAAAGTACAAGCATTTGCCATTTTTATTGAGCCGGACCTTCCTTCAGATAAACAATATGCAGCTGTTTTAGAACAAATTGATTATTACCAAAAAGATATTTTAGGAAAAAATCCTGAGATAAAACAAATCTGGAAATGGGAAGAAATCCAAGAGCTGAAAGATAATGAAATTGGCTCATTTTTGACCTTAGAAGGTGTGTCAGCTATTGGAAATGATCTAAGTAAGTTAGATGAATTGCTAGATGCGGGCGTTTTGTCTGTAGGATTGACGTGGAATCCAGCCAATCTTGCTGCTGATGGCGTCGAAGAACCAAGAGGCGCTGGATTAACGGTATTTGGTTTCGAAATCGTCAAACGATTGAACGAACGAAAAGTTTTTACAGATGTTTCGCATTTAAGTGTGAAGGGTTTTTGGGATGTGATGAAATCTGCTAGTTACCCTATTGCAACGCATTCGAATGTTTTGTCGCTCTGCAGTCATGTACGGAATTTAAACGACGATCAAATCAAAGCGATGATCGAACATGACGCTATGATCCATGTTATTTTTAATCCAACCTTTACTCTTGAAGAAGGCAAATACAAAGAAGTAACGATAGCCGATTTAATTCCTCATATTGAACGATTAGTTGAATTAGGAGCAATGCGAAATATTGGATTTGGCTCAGACTTCGATGGGATAAGTACCCATATCAAACAATTAGCGCATGCGGGAGAAACCCAAAACCTAATTCAGTCGCTTCTTGAAATATTTACTACTGAAGAAGTTGAAGGGTTTGCTTATCAGAATTTTATGGATCATTTGCCAAAATAA
- a CDS encoding AEC family transporter, which produces MSISSIILQQLGSMFVLIFFGYILVKRNVLNPSGTKQIANMLANFITPVLLFMSFQQPYQSTQFKWFLATVGIAILLMAARIIVNYFFLRNASRTDRYATTFTNAGFIGIPLVQAVLGFEGVFFVSAYSTVTNILQRTYGIYIISGDKSLITPRNSFLNPASLGSLVGLIFYLLQIELPTIMSDSLYTISDLNTPLAMILLGSYVAESKLADVFTHRRAYWTTFLALILSPLISIAILWLLPLDNYLVFFVLAIATSAPIAVNTALFSQLYGGDYEYGARLVVLSTLLSLISMPLVLSIAEFAFSMN; this is translated from the coding sequence TTGTCTATTAGCAGTATTATTTTGCAACAATTAGGTAGCATGTTCGTCCTGATCTTTTTTGGGTATATCCTTGTAAAAAGAAATGTTTTAAATCCATCTGGCACTAAACAAATTGCTAATATGTTAGCAAACTTTATCACTCCTGTACTTCTATTTATGTCGTTTCAGCAACCCTATCAATCTACTCAATTCAAGTGGTTTTTAGCGACTGTTGGAATTGCGATTTTATTGATGGCTGCACGTATCATAGTTAATTACTTTTTCTTACGTAACGCTTCTCGAACCGACCGTTATGCAACAACATTTACCAATGCAGGATTTATTGGGATTCCATTAGTCCAAGCTGTTCTTGGTTTCGAAGGAGTTTTCTTTGTATCTGCTTATAGTACAGTGACGAATATTTTACAACGGACTTATGGCATTTACATCATTTCCGGTGATAAATCGTTGATTACTCCAAGAAATTCCTTTTTGAACCCAGCCTCTTTAGGCTCACTGGTTGGATTGATTTTTTATTTGCTACAAATCGAACTGCCCACTATTATGAGCGACTCGCTCTATACTATTTCTGATTTAAATACACCTTTAGCTATGATTTTATTAGGCAGTTATGTAGCAGAATCAAAATTAGCAGATGTTTTTACTCATCGACGAGCTTATTGGACCACCTTTTTAGCTTTAATCTTATCTCCGCTTATCAGTATCGCTATATTATGGCTTTTGCCTTTAGATAACTACTTAGTCTTTTTTGTATTAGCGATTGCGACTTCTGCACCTATCGCTGTCAATACAGCTTTGTTCTCACAGCTTTATGGTGGAGATTATGAATACGGCGCTCGCTTAGTCGTCTTATCAACGTTACTTTCACTTATCAGTATGCCGTTAGTTTTAAGTATTGCTGAATTTGCTTTCTCAATGAATTAA
- the groES gene encoding co-chaperone GroES: MLKPLGDRVIIEVAKEEEKTISGIVLPGSAQEKPQTGSVIAVGEGRILENGSRVALSVNVGDTVLFEKYTGTEVKYDGKEYLVVKEHDIVAVID; this comes from the coding sequence GTGTTAAAACCATTAGGAGATCGTGTCATTATTGAAGTTGCTAAGGAAGAGGAAAAAACAATCAGCGGGATTGTTTTACCAGGTTCAGCTCAAGAAAAACCTCAAACAGGTTCTGTTATTGCTGTTGGGGAAGGTCGTATTTTAGAAAACGGCTCAAGAGTAGCATTGTCAGTTAACGTTGGCGATACTGTGTTATTTGAAAAATATACTGGAACAGAAGTGAAATATGACGGTAAAGAATATTTAGTGGTAAAAGAGCACGATATCGTTGCAGTCATCGATTAA
- a CDS encoding SMU1112c/YaeR family gloxylase I-like metalloprotein, translating to MNIKKIHHVAIIASDYQKSKQFYAEVLGFEIIRENYRSERDSYKLDLKLGDSEIELFSFPEPSKRPTQPEAVGLRHLCFYVDNFDETIQELNQKGIETEPVRVDEYTGGRFTFFRDPDDLPLELHE from the coding sequence ATGAACATTAAAAAAATTCATCACGTAGCTATTATTGCATCTGACTATCAAAAATCCAAACAATTTTATGCGGAAGTATTAGGCTTTGAAATTATACGCGAAAATTATCGTTCAGAAAGAGATTCTTATAAGTTAGATTTAAAATTAGGAGATAGTGAAATTGAATTGTTTTCTTTTCCTGAACCATCAAAACGACCAACACAACCAGAAGCGGTTGGTTTAAGGCACTTATGTTTTTATGTAGACAATTTTGATGAAACGATTCAAGAGTTAAACCAAAAAGGAATCGAAACAGAGCCAGTACGAGTAGATGAATACACAGGCGGGCGATTCACTTTTTTTAGAGATCCAGATGATTTACCGTTAGAATTACATGAATAA
- a CDS encoding alkaline phosphatase family protein: MMKQRLYMISLDAFGTKDLEYARTLPTFNYLLNRSALVEKVETVYPSLTYMAHTSIVTGVYPNKHGITNNTYTQPKRQSPDWHWYAKDIKVPTLFDVAHKAGYKTASFLWPVTGRSKAINYNLTEIFANQPWQSQTLISLWSSSPKFIFDLDRKFGKMRNGINQPELDHFLTAGIVDTIKTKNPDLMAIHLVDLDSTRHHYGVDTQESKAAIRRMDEHLSQIVTAMKEQGIFEETVLALFGDHYQLDTHTVVRLNQLFKTKGWLKETKDGMIKEWDVLAKGADGSCYIYTKPGVDLAEVKHSLAQYPEQIETIYTQEEAGHLGADDNCSFLVEAKKGYYFINDSDGPFLEEIKDNEETTFHKGTHGYSPQKENYETTLFISGPGINSNARIPSARLIDEGPTFLHAMGLTFPQSVDGEVLKGLFN; encoded by the coding sequence ATGATGAAACAACGCTTATATATGATTTCTTTAGATGCCTTTGGAACAAAAGATTTAGAGTATGCACGCACATTGCCAACGTTTAACTATCTATTGAACCGAAGTGCACTAGTAGAGAAAGTAGAAACCGTTTACCCATCCCTAACGTATATGGCGCATACTTCGATCGTAACAGGGGTATACCCAAATAAACATGGTATTACGAATAATACATATACACAACCAAAACGTCAGTCACCAGATTGGCATTGGTATGCTAAAGATATTAAAGTACCAACACTTTTTGATGTTGCTCACAAAGCTGGATATAAAACGGCTTCTTTTTTATGGCCAGTGACAGGTCGAAGCAAAGCAATTAACTATAACCTTACTGAGATATTTGCTAATCAACCTTGGCAATCACAAACTCTTATCTCATTATGGTCTTCTTCACCAAAGTTTATCTTTGATCTGGATCGGAAATTTGGCAAAATGCGTAATGGAATCAATCAACCCGAACTGGATCATTTTTTGACAGCTGGAATTGTTGATACGATTAAGACTAAAAATCCTGATTTAATGGCAATTCACCTAGTCGATTTAGACAGTACAAGACACCATTACGGAGTGGATACGCAAGAATCTAAAGCGGCTATTAGACGGATGGATGAGCATTTGAGCCAAATCGTTACAGCAATGAAAGAACAAGGTATCTTTGAAGAAACCGTATTGGCACTATTCGGAGACCACTATCAATTAGATACCCATACAGTAGTCAGATTGAATCAATTGTTTAAAACAAAAGGGTGGTTAAAAGAAACTAAAGATGGAATGATCAAAGAGTGGGATGTTTTAGCTAAAGGAGCAGATGGGTCTTGTTACATCTATACAAAACCTGGAGTAGATTTAGCAGAAGTGAAACATAGTTTGGCACAATATCCTGAACAAATTGAAACAATCTATACTCAAGAAGAAGCTGGTCATTTAGGAGCCGATGATAATTGCAGCTTTTTAGTTGAAGCAAAAAAAGGGTATTACTTTATCAATGACAGCGATGGTCCTTTCTTAGAAGAGATTAAGGATAATGAAGAAACGACTTTTCACAAAGGAACACATGGATATAGTCCTCAAAAAGAGAACTACGAAACGACATTATTCATTTCAGGTCCAGGAATCAATTCAAACGCACGCATCCCATCAGCACGATTGATTGACGAAGGACCGACCTTTTTACACGCAATGGGATTAACATTCCCACAATCTGTTGATGGAGAGGTTTTAAAAGGATTATTTAATTGA
- a CDS encoding peptide ABC transporter substrate-binding protein — protein MNKKGVTSGLVFFSLVALLSACGSKKETANESKDVQEDVLASEQVMHLTVESELATTDSVLVAENITFAGVNQFIEGLYRLGENNDPIPALAKSEDISDDGLTYTFHLREDALWSNGDPVTAHDFVFSWRRNVDPTSGAAYSYLFEDIKNASEIIAGERPLEELGVKALDDTTLEVTLETPIAYFPSLMSFVSFFPQNEAFVLEAGDQYGTSSETTLSNGPFLLTDWDNGLDENWSYEKNPTYWDAENVDLTKISNQVIKEVATGVNLYEKGDVDNALLSGEYAKQYQEDPSYTVEYFSRTNYLEVNQTDNPYLKNESLRKALALAINREELTSSILNNGSLPITGLVPDHFVQHPETGVEFAEEAGDFYTYNLTEAQRLVEEAKQELGVDTIELELLGDDDETSKRVMEYLQGELQNNLDGVKIKLLNVPFSARLAKAAAGDFDLISSGWSGYVSDPMIMLDVLYSTSSYNNGGYANDKVDQLINDAKEIHANDPLLRWDDMLEAHQIALEDAALIPIYQKGEAMLRNPKIKGIGINSVGARYTYKDAYIVE, from the coding sequence ATGAATAAAAAAGGAGTAACATCTGGTTTAGTATTTTTTAGTTTAGTGGCTCTATTGAGTGCTTGTGGATCAAAAAAAGAAACAGCTAACGAATCAAAAGACGTTCAAGAAGATGTACTTGCTTCAGAGCAAGTCATGCACCTTACGGTCGAAAGTGAATTAGCTACAACTGACAGTGTCTTAGTAGCTGAAAATATTACATTTGCGGGTGTAAATCAATTTATCGAAGGACTTTATCGCTTAGGGGAAAACAATGATCCAATTCCTGCTTTAGCTAAAAGTGAAGATATTTCTGATGATGGGTTAACGTACACATTTCATTTAAGAGAAGATGCTTTGTGGTCTAACGGAGATCCAGTCACAGCTCATGACTTTGTATTTTCGTGGCGTAGAAATGTAGATCCAACTTCTGGAGCAGCCTATTCTTATTTATTTGAAGATATCAAAAATGCTTCTGAAATCATCGCTGGTGAACGGCCACTTGAAGAACTGGGAGTTAAGGCTTTGGATGATACAACACTTGAAGTCACACTTGAAACACCTATTGCTTACTTCCCTTCTCTTATGTCATTTGTTTCATTCTTTCCGCAAAATGAAGCTTTTGTTTTAGAAGCAGGAGATCAATATGGTACAAGCAGTGAAACGACTCTTTCAAATGGGCCTTTTCTTTTAACCGATTGGGATAATGGGTTGGATGAAAATTGGAGCTACGAGAAGAATCCTACTTACTGGGATGCTGAAAATGTTGATTTAACAAAAATTTCAAACCAAGTTATAAAAGAAGTTGCTACCGGAGTAAACTTATATGAAAAAGGCGATGTAGACAATGCCTTATTATCTGGTGAATATGCTAAACAATATCAAGAAGATCCCAGCTATACCGTTGAATATTTTTCTAGAACCAATTATTTAGAAGTTAATCAAACTGATAATCCTTATTTAAAAAATGAATCATTAAGAAAAGCTCTTGCATTGGCTATCAATCGTGAAGAATTGACTTCTAGTATTTTAAACAACGGCTCTTTACCTATCACTGGATTGGTTCCAGATCATTTTGTTCAACATCCTGAAACTGGTGTAGAATTTGCTGAAGAAGCTGGTGATTTTTATACCTATAACTTAACTGAAGCTCAACGCTTAGTTGAAGAAGCTAAACAAGAGTTAGGTGTAGACACGATTGAACTTGAGTTGCTTGGAGATGACGATGAAACAAGTAAACGTGTCATGGAATATTTACAAGGAGAATTGCAAAATAATTTAGATGGCGTAAAAATCAAGCTGTTAAATGTTCCTTTCAGTGCAAGATTAGCTAAAGCAGCAGCAGGGGATTTTGATTTGATCTCTTCTGGTTGGAGCGGCTATGTATCCGATCCAATGATCATGTTAGATGTTCTATACAGTACGTCATCTTATAATAACGGAGGATACGCTAATGACAAAGTTGATCAATTGATCAATGACGCTAAAGAAATCCACGCTAACGATCCTCTTTTGAGATGGGACGATATGTTAGAAGCTCATCAAATCGCTTTAGAAGATGCAGCGCTTATTCCAATCTACCAAAAAGGTGAAGCCATGTTACGCAATCCCAAAATTAAAGGAATCGGAATCAACTCTGTTGGCGCTCGGTACACTTATAAAGATGCTTATATCGTAGAATAA
- a CDS encoding GNAT family N-acetyltransferase → MKHEEIEEQSTVEEVRIEMATPEDVDEIVAICTQGYACTAAAVKDQQKVQEKVEEYYNPQRILSEIEEVSAKWSGWIVARLDKKIIGVIGGGIVDSKVGKVFVLYVDDSYIRKGIGTRLVNHLTQMQQLLGNSTQLVSFFKSNKENYAFYKALGFTYLQDIIDNENPDFTSIEMIRDI, encoded by the coding sequence ATGAAACATGAAGAGATTGAAGAGCAGTCAACTGTTGAAGAGGTTCGAATTGAAATGGCTACACCTGAAGATGTGGATGAAATTGTGGCTATTTGTACACAAGGGTATGCTTGCACGGCTGCGGCTGTAAAAGATCAGCAAAAAGTACAAGAAAAGGTTGAAGAATATTACAATCCTCAAAGAATCCTTAGTGAAATTGAAGAAGTATCGGCTAAATGGAGCGGTTGGATCGTTGCTCGATTAGATAAAAAAATTATTGGAGTAATTGGTGGAGGAATTGTAGACTCAAAAGTAGGGAAAGTTTTTGTGTTGTATGTCGATGACAGCTATATAAGAAAAGGAATTGGTACACGTTTGGTCAATCATTTGACTCAAATGCAGCAATTGTTAGGAAACAGTACTCAATTGGTCAGTTTCTTTAAATCGAATAAAGAGAATTATGCATTTTACAAAGCGTTGGGATTCACTTATCTTCAAGATATCATTGATAATGAAAATCCAGACTTTACTAGTATTGAAATGATTCGAGATATCTAA
- a CDS encoding lactoylglutathione lyase yields MAKKMLHTCIRVKDLEKSMDFYTKVLGFKEARRLDFPELKFTLVYLALEGDDYELELTYNYDQEEPYTLGNGYGHIAMGVDDLGATQEEYKASGYEVTDLKELPNNAANYFFVTDPDGYKIEVIQN; encoded by the coding sequence ATGGCTAAAAAAATGTTGCACACTTGTATTCGTGTGAAAGATTTAGAAAAATCAATGGACTTTTATACTAAAGTATTAGGGTTTAAAGAGGCTCGACGATTAGATTTTCCAGAACTTAAATTCACATTAGTCTATCTTGCTTTAGAGGGAGACGATTATGAACTAGAATTAACCTATAACTATGACCAAGAAGAACCTTATACACTTGGAAATGGTTACGGACATATTGCAATGGGAGTCGATGATCTAGGAGCAACTCAAGAAGAATATAAAGCTAGTGGTTATGAAGTGACAGATCTAAAAGAGCTTCCTAATAATGCGGCTAATTATTTTTTCGTTACGGATCCAGATGGTTATAAAATCGAAGTCATCCAAAATTAA
- the groL gene encoding chaperonin GroEL (60 kDa chaperone family; promotes refolding of misfolded polypeptides especially under stressful conditions; forms two stacked rings of heptamers to form a barrel-shaped 14mer; ends can be capped by GroES; misfolded proteins enter the barrel where they are refolded when GroES binds), whose protein sequence is MAKDIKFSEDARASMLRGVDILADIVKVTLGPKGRNVVLEKSFGSPLITNDGVTIAKEIELEDHFENMGAQLVSEVASKTNDIAGDGTTTATVLTQAIVREGLKNVTAGANPVGIRRGIEMATKVAVEELLAISKKVDSKESIAQIAAISSGNNETGELVAEAMERVGTDGVITIEESKGIETELGVVEGMQFDRGYLSQYMVTDNDKMEANLENPYILITDKKISNIQEILPLLEQILQQGRPLLIIADDVDGEALPTLVLNKLRGTFNVVAVKAPGFGDRRKAMLEDIAILTGGTVITEDLGLELKDTAIDQLGHASKVVVTKDATTIVEGAGSAESISHRVSLLKAQAAETTSEFDKEKLQERLAKLSGGVAVIKVGAATETELKERKLRIEDALNAARAAVEEGIVSGGGTALINVQRKVSEIEATGDEATGVKIVIRALEEPVRQIVTNAGLEGSVIVEKLKSVDLGVGYNAATDEWVNMIEAGIIDPTKVTRSALQNAASVAALLLTTEAVVADQPKPDAPMGGMGMDPGMGGMM, encoded by the coding sequence ATGGCAAAAGATATTAAATTTTCTGAAGACGCACGTGCATCAATGTTACGTGGAGTAGATATTTTAGCAGATATTGTTAAAGTAACATTAGGACCCAAAGGAAGAAATGTTGTTTTAGAAAAATCTTTCGGTTCACCACTTATTACAAATGATGGTGTTACAATTGCTAAAGAAATTGAATTAGAAGATCATTTTGAAAATATGGGAGCACAACTTGTTTCAGAAGTTGCCTCTAAAACAAATGATATTGCTGGAGACGGTACAACAACAGCAACTGTTTTAACACAAGCTATTGTTCGCGAAGGATTAAAAAATGTAACTGCTGGAGCTAACCCTGTGGGTATTCGACGCGGGATTGAAATGGCGACAAAAGTGGCTGTAGAAGAATTGCTTGCTATCTCTAAAAAAGTAGATTCAAAAGAATCAATTGCGCAAATTGCTGCTATTTCTTCAGGCAACAATGAAACAGGAGAATTGGTTGCTGAAGCAATGGAACGCGTTGGAACAGATGGCGTTATTACAATTGAAGAATCTAAAGGAATTGAAACAGAATTAGGCGTTGTTGAAGGTATGCAATTTGATCGTGGTTACTTATCTCAATACATGGTAACAGACAACGATAAAATGGAAGCTAACTTAGAAAATCCATACATTTTAATTACGGATAAAAAAATCTCTAATATTCAAGAAATCCTTCCATTATTAGAACAAATTTTACAACAAGGACGTCCATTGTTGATTATTGCTGATGATGTGGATGGAGAAGCTCTTCCTACATTAGTATTAAACAAATTACGTGGAACATTCAATGTTGTTGCTGTTAAAGCTCCAGGATTTGGAGATCGTCGTAAAGCTATGCTTGAAGATATTGCTATCTTAACTGGCGGAACAGTTATTACTGAAGATTTAGGTCTAGAATTGAAAGATACAGCTATTGACCAATTAGGGCATGCAAGCAAAGTTGTTGTAACAAAAGATGCAACAACAATTGTTGAAGGTGCCGGTTCTGCTGAATCTATTTCACACCGTGTATCTTTATTGAAAGCTCAAGCAGCTGAAACAACTTCTGAATTTGATAAAGAAAAATTACAAGAACGTTTAGCTAAACTTTCTGGCGGAGTTGCCGTTATCAAAGTTGGAGCTGCTACTGAAACAGAATTAAAAGAACGAAAATTACGTATTGAAGATGCTCTAAATGCAGCTCGTGCAGCTGTTGAAGAAGGAATCGTTTCCGGTGGTGGAACAGCGTTGATCAATGTTCAACGTAAAGTTTCTGAAATCGAAGCAACTGGCGATGAAGCAACAGGTGTGAAAATCGTGATCCGTGCTCTTGAAGAACCTGTTCGTCAAATCGTAACAAATGCTGGACTTGAAGGTTCTGTTATTGTTGAAAAATTAAAAAGCGTTGATTTAGGCGTAGGATATAACGCGGCTACTGATGAATGGGTAAATATGATCGAAGCTGGAATCATTGACCCAACTAAAGTAACACGTTCTGCTTTACAAAATGCAGCAAGTGTTGCAGCTCTATTGTTAACAACTGAAGCTGTTGTTGCAGATCAACCAAAACCAGATGCTCCAATGGGCGGAATGGGAATGGATCCAGGCATGGGCGGCATGATGTAA
- a CDS encoding MFS transporter, with protein sequence MGKEKRKFNYTKIEKSWILQDWANSAYSIMITTAVFPLFFKAVATGADVSAANSTAYLGYANSIGTLVVSMLAPILGAIADYKGYRNPMFTLATGLGIIATISFAFISDENWQLLLILYAFSSIGFSAANIFYDASLVDSTTPNRMDRISSAGYGWGYIGSSIPFVIFIIFQLTGILPISQIALIKGGFVATALWWFVFTIPYWKNVKQKTYIEKQPHVIKNSFLRLWKTIKNVRQHRNVFLFLIAYFFYIDGVGTIFKMATSIGSDVGLSTNDLIIVMMITQLVAFPFSILYGILAGQFGNKKMIYVGIATYTFICIFALSLDSLLTFIVLAVLVGTAQGGVQSLSRSLFGQLIPKENANEFFGFYNIFGKFAAVIGPLLVGITSQITGNSLNGVFALIILFIIGGIALYFVEEPPLIKE encoded by the coding sequence ATGGGAAAAGAAAAAAGGAAATTTAACTATACAAAAATTGAAAAAAGTTGGATTTTACAAGATTGGGCTAACTCAGCTTATTCTATCATGATTACCACAGCTGTTTTTCCTTTGTTTTTTAAAGCTGTAGCTACAGGTGCTGATGTTAGTGCGGCTAATTCAACGGCTTATCTGGGGTACGCCAATTCAATTGGGACATTGGTCGTTTCAATGTTGGCGCCTATATTAGGAGCTATAGCTGATTATAAAGGATATCGGAATCCGATGTTCACTTTAGCGACAGGATTGGGAATTATTGCGACAATTAGTTTTGCATTCATTTCAGATGAAAATTGGCAGTTGTTATTGATCCTTTATGCATTCTCATCGATTGGATTTAGTGCGGCAAATATTTTTTATGATGCCTCATTAGTAGACTCCACAACGCCAAACCGAATGGATCGTATATCAAGTGCTGGTTACGGATGGGGTTATATTGGCAGTTCCATTCCGTTTGTTATTTTTATTATCTTCCAATTAACAGGTATTTTGCCTATTTCGCAAATTGCTCTTATTAAAGGTGGGTTTGTTGCCACAGCTCTATGGTGGTTTGTCTTCACTATTCCTTATTGGAAAAATGTAAAACAGAAAACATACATCGAAAAGCAGCCTCATGTCATTAAAAACAGTTTTTTAAGACTATGGAAAACCATTAAAAATGTTCGTCAACATCGTAATGTATTCTTATTTTTAATCGCGTATTTCTTCTATATTGATGGGGTAGGAACCATCTTCAAAATGGCAACCTCTATTGGTTCAGATGTCGGACTTTCAACAAATGATTTGATTATTGTCATGATGATTACTCAATTAGTGGCTTTTCCTTTCTCTATTTTGTATGGAATACTAGCTGGTCAATTTGGTAATAAAAAAATGATTTACGTTGGGATAGCGACCTATACCTTTATTTGTATTTTCGCTTTAAGTTTAGATTCATTACTGACGTTTATTGTATTAGCCGTTTTAGTAGGAACAGCTCAAGGAGGAGTTCAATCACTTAGTCGTTCGCTATTTGGGCAGTTGATTCCTAAGGAAAATGCAAATGAGTTTTTTGGTTTCTACAATATCTTCGGCAAATTTGCAGCAGTTATTGGCCCGCTTTTAGTAGGGATTACTTCTCAAATAACAGGGAATTCATTAAATGGGGTTTTCGCTTTGATTATTCTTTTCATTATTGGAGGAATAGCACTATACTTTGTGGAAGAACCGCCTTTAATCAAAGAATAA
- a CDS encoding nuclease-related domain-containing protein, which translates to MAYKEREKSSSLLIMESLMNRSNLSKDERNRYAYLVKGLEGEQILDRRTEMLECDCLVLNDLLLKINGTVVQIDSLLITANGICIYEVKNYEGKYFYEAEKLYKLLTKREVMSPLIQINRSQTLLRQLVEQLGFNVSVNAFVVFVNQQFTLYQAPPQEELLLPTLLNEHFARINGISARLTKNHRRIAEELKSLHMESSIFTDIPNYESEKLKRGITCSQCGVFMDDFTRSWTCTCKCCGHEELISGIVIRHAEEYKRLFPDQKITTSVICKWCGNKLSAKRIWNILHHYYQSKGKGRWTYFE; encoded by the coding sequence ATGGCATATAAAGAAAGAGAAAAATCGTCTAGTTTATTAATAATGGAATCTTTAATGAATCGCTCGAATCTGTCGAAAGATGAGCGCAATCGTTATGCTTATTTGGTAAAAGGTTTGGAAGGAGAACAAATCTTAGATCGAAGGACGGAAATGCTTGAATGCGATTGTCTTGTATTGAATGATTTGCTATTGAAAATAAATGGAACAGTAGTTCAAATCGACTCTTTACTAATTACAGCAAATGGTATTTGCATATATGAAGTGAAAAATTATGAAGGCAAATATTTTTATGAAGCGGAAAAACTATATAAATTGTTGACTAAGAGAGAAGTTATGAGTCCGTTGATCCAAATAAATCGTAGTCAGACTTTGCTTCGTCAATTGGTGGAGCAATTGGGATTTAATGTTTCAGTTAATGCTTTTGTTGTGTTTGTAAACCAACAGTTCACCTTATATCAAGCTCCGCCTCAAGAAGAGTTGTTGCTTCCAACTTTGTTAAATGAACATTTTGCAAGAATTAACGGTATCTCAGCTCGGCTGACCAAAAATCATCGGCGTATTGCTGAAGAGTTGAAGTCATTACATATGGAGAGTTCAATTTTCACTGATATCCCAAATTATGAAAGTGAAAAATTAAAAAGGGGAATAACATGTTCTCAATGTGGCGTATTTATGGATGATTTCACTAGAAGTTGGACCTGTACTTGTAAATGTTGCGGTCACGAGGAACTAATATCGGGGATCGTTATTCGTCATGCTGAAGAGTATAAGAGGTTATTTCCAGATCAAAAAATAACCACATCTGTGATCTGCAAATGGTGTGGCAATAAGCTGTCTGCTAAGAGAATTTGGAACATACTTCATCACTATTACCAATCTAAAGGAAAAGGTAGATGGACATATTTTGAGTGA